From the genome of Ectobacillus sp. JY-23, one region includes:
- a CDS encoding MBL fold metallo-hydrolase, producing MWFLLAILVLTILVVRFYPPLGRKTRGDHTRSRNFKDGMFQNQIETTMQMDTKTSLGLLRDFIKGDPMRRPPARIQAERWTKGTGTRITWFGHSAFLLELDGKVILLDPMFGKAPTPFPFGNKRYGTLPVEIENLPDIDVIVLSHDHYDHLDYGTIQKLKGKTQRFLVPLGVGDHLIRWGVEPTRITEHDWWEELTVADIQFVCTPARHFSGRSLFDRNASLWCSWVIRGHDASIFFSGDSGYGPHFKEIGAKYGPFDVTLMECGQYDARWAGIHMVPEETVQAHMDVGGKVLMPIHWGGFTLSLHSWTDPIERATAAARQHGVSITTPKIGQTVIVGETYPNEVWWK from the coding sequence ATGTGGTTCTTGCTTGCAATACTTGTACTTACCATACTTGTGGTACGATTTTACCCGCCGCTTGGACGGAAAACTCGCGGCGACCATACCCGTTCTAGAAACTTTAAGGACGGCATGTTTCAAAATCAAATAGAGACAACAATGCAGATGGACACCAAAACAAGTCTCGGTTTGCTTCGTGACTTTATCAAAGGCGATCCGATGCGTCGTCCGCCTGCGCGCATACAAGCAGAGCGCTGGACAAAAGGGACGGGAACGCGTATCACGTGGTTCGGTCACTCCGCCTTTTTGCTGGAATTGGACGGAAAAGTGATCCTGTTAGATCCGATGTTCGGTAAGGCACCGACGCCGTTTCCGTTTGGCAACAAGCGCTACGGCACATTGCCGGTCGAAATCGAGAATTTACCTGACATTGATGTGATTGTCCTTTCACATGATCATTATGATCATCTAGACTACGGCACAATTCAAAAGTTAAAAGGCAAAACACAGCGCTTTCTCGTCCCGCTTGGTGTGGGTGATCATTTGATAAGGTGGGGTGTAGAGCCGACGCGCATTACGGAGCATGATTGGTGGGAGGAGCTGACGGTTGCTGATATTCAATTTGTCTGTACACCAGCACGCCATTTTTCCGGCCGCAGCTTATTTGACCGCAATGCCTCACTTTGGTGCTCTTGGGTCATTCGCGGACATGACGCATCTATTTTCTTTAGCGGTGACAGCGGCTATGGCCCGCATTTTAAAGAAATTGGCGCCAAGTACGGTCCATTTGATGTAACGCTTATGGAATGCGGACAGTATGATGCGCGCTGGGCCGGTATTCATATGGTGCCGGAAGAAACGGTGCAAGCGCATATGGACGTAGGCGGTAAGGTGCTCATGCCCATTCACTGGGGCGGCTTTACGCTGTCGCTACACAGCTGGACTGACCCAATCGAACGCGCCACGGCAGCTGCACGGCAGCACGGCGTAAGCATCACAACACCAAAAATCGGACAAACGGTTATTGTTGGTGAGACGTATCCGAATGAAGTGTGGTGGAAATAG
- a CDS encoding exonuclease, producing MHEPRFYIVMDIERNFRPYESDAPSDIIDIGAVKIEAASMEVVDTFSSFVKPNASISRHTTKLTGITKDDIKGAERFPQVLARFRKFVGEDVMFVTWGKEDYAFMEADCKKYGVSFAMKQRFDLQRFIFNAYEEEFPQQPNLKLATEQLGLVWEGEQHRALSDAMNTANLLMLAAKQKDLSKVYKRTIPFVLVKDAKLTDKGRKTVKRWVFKAMKRKEFRKLSWSDFLASKTWVLIEEQYEFDEIAMKLIEAYFPVAWKKSKQQLEVLAQQKKDANASISTTLHSDTSHQQ from the coding sequence ATGCACGAACCCCGCTTTTACATCGTAATGGATATTGAACGTAACTTCCGGCCCTATGAGTCGGATGCACCGTCCGATATTATTGATATCGGCGCCGTGAAGATAGAGGCCGCTTCTATGGAAGTTGTGGATACATTTTCTTCCTTCGTAAAGCCAAATGCCTCCATTTCACGGCACACCACAAAGCTGACCGGCATTACCAAGGATGACATAAAAGGTGCAGAGCGCTTTCCGCAAGTACTGGCGCGTTTTCGTAAGTTTGTTGGTGAGGATGTGATGTTCGTGACCTGGGGCAAAGAGGATTATGCCTTTATGGAGGCCGATTGTAAAAAGTACGGTGTATCGTTTGCGATGAAGCAGCGCTTTGATTTGCAACGATTCATTTTTAATGCGTATGAAGAGGAATTCCCGCAGCAGCCAAACCTAAAGCTTGCGACCGAGCAGCTCGGTCTTGTCTGGGAGGGTGAACAGCACCGCGCCCTGTCTGATGCGATGAATACAGCAAATTTACTCATGCTGGCCGCAAAGCAAAAAGACTTAAGTAAAGTGTATAAACGCACTATACCGTTCGTACTGGTAAAAGATGCAAAATTAACTGATAAAGGCCGAAAAACAGTGAAGCGCTGGGTGTTTAAAGCGATGAAGCGCAAAGAGTTCCGCAAGCTGTCTTGGTCTGATTTTCTCGCTTCGAAAACGTGGGTCCTCATTGAGGAGCAGTATGAGTTTGACGAGATAGCCATGAAACTAATTGAAGCGTATTTTCCGGTCGCTTGGAAAAAATCTAAACAACAGCTCGAAGTGCTCGCCCAACAAAAAAAAGACGCAAATGCGTCTATTTCCACCACACTTCATTCGGATACGTCTCACCAACAATAA
- a CDS encoding SRPBCC family protein codes for MTKQWTTETEIQAPIEVVWGLLNEENLHKIMPQVVEHKPIKITEEGVGTIYRQKYKEGKRVEEYDVETLEYENTPQFKKMKVGFTLANMFEITATYELQKMNEDTTKFTYTATNKALKWFVHIMLFFANEAVVTTFAKRVKQVAEEEARR; via the coding sequence ATGACGAAACAATGGACAACGGAAACTGAGATTCAAGCGCCGATTGAAGTCGTTTGGGGGCTGCTTAACGAAGAAAACCTGCATAAAATCATGCCGCAGGTTGTGGAGCACAAACCGATTAAAATCACAGAGGAAGGCGTGGGGACCATATATCGTCAAAAGTACAAAGAGGGCAAGCGAGTTGAAGAATATGACGTGGAAACCCTCGAATATGAAAATACCCCGCAATTCAAAAAAATGAAAGTCGGCTTTACGCTTGCAAATATGTTTGAAATTACAGCAACATATGAGCTGCAGAAAATGAATGAAGACACAACAAAATTCACCTATACCGCGACAAACAAAGCGCTGAAGTGGTTCGTCCATATCATGCTGTTTTTTGCGAACGAAGCCGTGGTAACGACCTTTGCCAAGCGTGTAAAGCAGGTCGCGGAAGAAGAAGCAAGACGATAG
- a CDS encoding small acid-soluble spore protein H yields MDKQRAKEIASSAVMANVMYQGTQVYIQHVDEQTETARIYPVNNPQQEQNVPLQGLTEQ; encoded by the coding sequence ATGGATAAGCAAAGAGCGAAGGAAATTGCGTCTTCAGCTGTCATGGCGAACGTGATGTATCAAGGAACTCAGGTGTATATCCAACATGTGGATGAGCAAACAGAAACAGCGAGAATCTATCCTGTTAACAATCCGCAACAGGAACAGAATGTGCCGCTGCAAGGTTTGACGGAGCAGTGA
- a CDS encoding GNAT family N-acetyltransferase, translated as MYTYTAFHREDLQELIMFLTSETWSFHGQSSLSEEDVRKSAARYTGPGTQTFWITEGKEKVGMIRVFELEDPICMFDLRLRSKHRGKGIGAVAVRWMTDYVFTHYPHIIRIEGHTRYDNLAMRKTLFNSGYVKEAYHRKAWPQGGALFDSIGYAMIREDWETGQQTRIEDPVLY; from the coding sequence ATGTATACGTATACCGCATTTCATAGGGAGGATTTACAAGAATTAATTATGTTCCTGACCTCGGAAACTTGGTCGTTCCACGGCCAAAGTAGCTTATCAGAGGAAGACGTACGAAAAAGCGCTGCCCGTTATACAGGACCGGGCACACAGACGTTTTGGATTACAGAAGGTAAGGAGAAGGTCGGGATGATTCGGGTTTTCGAGTTGGAGGATCCGATTTGCATGTTTGATTTGAGATTGCGCTCAAAACATCGCGGCAAAGGTATCGGGGCAGTGGCGGTTCGCTGGATGACGGATTACGTGTTCACACACTATCCGCACATCATTCGTATTGAGGGACATACGAGATATGACAATCTTGCGATGCGAAAAACATTGTTCAACAGCGGCTATGTGAAAGAAGCCTATCATCGGAAAGCATGGCCGCAAGGCGGCGCATTGTTTGATTCGATTGGGTATGCAATGATTCGTGAGGATTGGGAGACAGGGCAGCAAACAAGAATAGAGGATCCTGTCTTATATTGA
- a CDS encoding FMN-binding negative transcriptional regulator has protein sequence MYIPKYFKITDDEQIRYIIEKNSFAIMFSAHASKPVATHLPLLLDEENNCLRGHIARGNPQWRELDGQEVLVVFQGPHCYISPSWYETQDTVPTWNYIAVHVYGTFTIIEDNERIQSGLAALVEKYETSDYNLHDVPADYIEDLKKGIVNFEISITSMEGKAKLSQNHSSERRQRVIAALEQIPRENEQNIAAHMKKLQN, from the coding sequence ATGTACATACCAAAATATTTTAAAATCACCGATGACGAACAAATCCGCTACATCATCGAAAAAAACAGCTTCGCCATCATGTTTTCGGCGCATGCCAGCAAGCCGGTAGCAACGCACTTGCCGCTGCTTCTTGATGAGGAAAACAATTGCCTCCGCGGTCATATCGCCCGCGGCAATCCGCAGTGGCGGGAGCTGGACGGTCAAGAAGTGCTTGTTGTATTTCAAGGACCGCATTGCTACATCTCGCCATCTTGGTACGAAACCCAAGATACTGTTCCGACATGGAATTATATCGCGGTTCATGTGTATGGCACATTTACTATCATAGAAGACAACGAACGCATTCAAAGCGGACTTGCAGCGCTAGTTGAAAAGTACGAGACAAGTGACTACAATCTTCATGACGTACCAGCAGACTACATAGAAGATCTGAAAAAAGGCATCGTCAACTTTGAAATCTCCATTACATCTATGGAAGGAAAAGCAAAACTCAGCCAAAATCACTCATCAGAGCGAAGGCAGCGTGTGATTGCGGCGCTCGAACAAATACCGCGTGAAAATGAACAAAATATTGCTGCGCATATGAAAAAATTGCAAAACTGA
- a CDS encoding DUF421 domain-containing protein yields the protein MNGILEVAVRSLVAFGLLMYIAHLLGKQTISQMTFHDFIASITLGSIAGNLTFNTSIPFRYFLVSLFIFSGVTYLSTYISLKNRNVRALFSGEPTVVIEDGKVLEDNLKKLRFTMDSLNQALRGKDVFDIIEVQYAVMEADGQLSLLKKPPYRFITRQDAAMLSRSSAFPIELVMDGKLIEKNFSQNELSKAWFFTELAKRGVSQNEIFYCVKGTNGQLYIDLYKDNLHTPLDVES from the coding sequence ATGAATGGTATTTTGGAGGTTGCGGTTCGCTCTCTTGTCGCGTTCGGTTTACTTATGTACATTGCACATTTGCTCGGCAAACAAACAATTTCTCAGATGACGTTTCACGATTTTATCGCATCAATTACATTGGGGTCGATTGCGGGTAATTTAACCTTTAATACCTCCATCCCTTTTCGCTACTTTCTCGTTTCACTCTTTATTTTCAGCGGCGTCACGTATTTATCTACATACATTTCACTCAAAAATCGAAACGTTCGGGCGCTGTTTAGCGGTGAGCCAACGGTTGTAATTGAAGATGGGAAAGTACTAGAGGATAACCTGAAAAAGCTCCGATTCACGATGGATTCTCTCAATCAAGCACTGCGCGGCAAGGACGTGTTTGATATTATTGAAGTGCAGTACGCCGTCATGGAAGCAGATGGGCAGCTTTCATTGCTGAAGAAGCCGCCATATCGGTTCATTACACGGCAGGATGCTGCGATGTTATCTAGAAGTTCAGCCTTCCCGATTGAACTCGTCATGGATGGCAAGCTCATTGAGAAAAATTTTTCGCAAAATGAGTTAAGCAAGGCTTGGTTTTTCACAGAATTGGCGAAACGAGGTGTATCACAGAACGAAATTTTCTATTGCGTAAAAGGAACGAACGGGCAACTGTACATTGACCTGTACAAAGATAACCTTCACACTCCGCTCGACGTAGAATCGTAA
- a CDS encoding DUF4352 domain-containing protein — protein MNWKVSMTAVLAGAALVMGGCGVDSAATKTETKVEKKAEQKEAKAVTMQEMQQIVTDPNGHKGENIKFYGRVFVEPERDKDGVYLQMYTLNKGSDGNTIVGIKDPNLQIKQDDVVLVEGTVEKAFEGENAMGGKITAPVIKAKTVTKSEYKDAFVPTKKIIDVNQKVAQSGYDITVNKIEIADDETRVYVTVENNSKSEISFYSFNAKITQNGQQFEHESNYDAKYPEVSEDILPGVKSEGILTFKKVADAGALQIVLEGSSDNYDIDLKPFVFAVNY, from the coding sequence ATGAATTGGAAAGTTTCAATGACGGCAGTTTTGGCAGGAGCAGCATTAGTAATGGGGGGCTGCGGGGTGGATTCAGCTGCTACAAAGACAGAAACAAAGGTTGAAAAGAAGGCGGAGCAAAAAGAAGCAAAGGCTGTAACAATGCAGGAGATGCAGCAGATCGTTACCGACCCGAACGGGCATAAAGGAGAAAACATCAAATTTTACGGCCGCGTTTTCGTTGAGCCAGAGCGCGACAAGGACGGCGTGTATTTACAAATGTACACTTTAAATAAAGGGAGCGATGGCAACACGATTGTTGGCATCAAGGACCCCAACCTACAGATCAAGCAAGATGATGTTGTGCTGGTGGAGGGCACAGTTGAAAAGGCATTTGAAGGAGAAAATGCAATGGGCGGCAAAATTACCGCACCAGTGATTAAGGCAAAAACGGTGACTAAGTCAGAATACAAGGATGCCTTTGTACCGACTAAAAAAATAATTGACGTTAACCAAAAGGTCGCACAAAGTGGCTACGACATCACCGTCAACAAAATTGAAATCGCAGACGATGAAACACGCGTCTATGTAACAGTCGAAAATAACTCAAAATCTGAAATTTCGTTCTACAGCTTCAATGCCAAAATTACACAAAACGGCCAGCAGTTCGAACATGAAAGTAACTACGATGCCAAATACCCAGAGGTTTCGGAAGATATCCTGCCGGGCGTTAAATCCGAAGGAATCCTAACTTTCAAAAAGGTTGCCGACGCAGGCGCTCTGCAAATAGTGCTTGAGGGGTCTTCTGATAACTATGATATTGACTTAAAGCCGTTTGTGTTTGCGGTGAACTATTAA
- a CDS encoding endonuclease/exonuclease/phosphatase family protein: protein MKILSWNIRRGSSYERIPKIAEQLIKHAPDVLVITEFWEGPKGERLQKLLKEAGYTYLHTSGGKPKQNSILLASIYPFEVMPSFYNREVHQERWLEVRLTNQDLRIVAVHIPTNNSNLQEKVAFWQEVNAYAKKHMNEKTLIIGDYNTGLPEDAQGAPFYGAEYMQQLINLGWTDAWRFTHGQFSGYSWYSAKGNGFRIDHAFVSPPLKGAILEAYFSHRERTMGYSDHSILVVEIDAA, encoded by the coding sequence ATGAAAATATTATCGTGGAACATTAGACGAGGAAGTTCATATGAGCGCATTCCAAAAATTGCCGAACAGCTCATTAAGCATGCACCAGACGTTTTAGTGATCACCGAGTTTTGGGAAGGTCCAAAAGGCGAGCGATTACAGAAATTATTAAAGGAAGCAGGCTATACATACTTACATACGAGCGGCGGCAAGCCGAAACAAAACAGCATATTACTGGCATCCATCTACCCATTTGAGGTTATGCCATCCTTTTATAACAGGGAGGTACATCAAGAGCGCTGGCTTGAAGTAAGGCTGACAAATCAAGACTTGCGCATTGTTGCCGTTCATATTCCGACCAACAACTCTAATCTACAGGAAAAGGTGGCATTTTGGCAGGAGGTCAATGCATACGCTAAGAAACACATGAATGAAAAAACGCTAATCATTGGTGATTATAATACTGGATTACCAGAGGACGCACAAGGTGCACCGTTTTATGGTGCGGAATATATGCAGCAGTTAATCAACCTCGGCTGGACAGACGCCTGGCGCTTCACGCATGGACAATTTTCTGGCTATTCATGGTACAGCGCGAAAGGCAATGGTTTTAGAATTGATCATGCCTTCGTGTCCCCGCCTTTAAAGGGAGCGATATTAGAGGCGTATTTTTCGCATCGGGAGCGGACGATGGGGTATTCCGATCATTCAATTTTGGTGGTGGAGATAGATGCAGCGTGA
- a CDS encoding DUF4176 domain-containing protein, translating to MEKKLLPIGTVVLLKEGRKKLMIYGRLQIQESSQTVFDYIGCLYPEGYLNPDLSFVFNPEDITEVFHLGFDNEEEQLMQDMIREVKAFK from the coding sequence ATGGAGAAGAAATTACTCCCCATCGGTACGGTCGTGTTGTTAAAAGAGGGGCGAAAGAAGCTCATGATTTACGGTCGCCTGCAAATCCAAGAGTCCTCGCAAACTGTATTTGACTATATCGGCTGTCTCTATCCTGAAGGCTATCTCAACCCAGACTTATCTTTTGTCTTCAATCCTGAAGACATTACTGAAGTATTCCATTTAGGGTTTGATAACGAAGAAGAACAACTGATGCAGGATATGATTCGTGAGGTAAAAGCGTTCAAGTGA